The DNA window GGCGCACGACCAGTGTGGTGAGCATGTTCCGGACCTGTTCCCGGCTGGCCTGAGGGAACTCGGCCAGTACCTTCTTCTCCACCTCTGCCAACCGTGTCGGTGCAGAAGCCGCCGCAAGCGCGGCGCGAACGGCGGAGGTGTAGCGCAGTGACACGTCCACTGCCGTCGTGCCGTGCTCGTCTTCGTGCGGCTGGTGGAAAACAACCAGGCGGCTGCCGCGCAGCATAGCTGCGGAGTTCGCGACAACAGGCACGCGTTCGAGAAGGTCGAAACACCCCTCCAACTGGGCAATGATCTCGGCCAGCCATCCGGCATCTGCCCGGACCATGGACTGATGCTCCTCACCCCAACGCACCTGGGGCTGTCCGAATGTCGCGGGGGCCACCCCCGCCAGCAGACCGAACGGGGTCGGCCGGCCGACCATGCGCCGCAGGTAGCGCGCCACCGACACCACCGCCCGGCGTGTCCGGCGGAGCCCAGGCGTGTGCGTGGCCTGCAGCAGCTCGGTGACTTCACGATCGAGTCCGGGGCTGGCGTGACCAATGGCCTCGGCTGTCTCCGACATCGCCCACACCAGGCGCAACCACTCCACCCACGCGGCGACATCACCAGAACGGCTCTTAGCCAGCTCGGGCCACGGTGGCAGATCTCGCCCGCGGTGAGGGCTGGCACGCACCAGCGCCTGTCCCAGCGCTTGGAACTCTGCCTGACGGTGACCAGACGTGCTCACACGCAGCCTCCTGAACGGTCAAGAAGACACAGGGGGGGGTCATTTGGCTTCCCTGTGTGGGGCACCTCAGGATCTGAGGTGCCCCACAGGCTCATGCGCCGCTGATGCAGGTATCCTTCTCGCAGGTCGTCCCGCACCCGTCATTGGTCATGTTGACCAGACTGGCCGGGTCTTCCCTTTCCACCAGGGAAACGTCCAGATCGAAAACATCAGACTGGACTACCAGGTCGTCGGGGCGCATAGCGTTTACTCCTTCTCCGAACGATGAGAGAACAGTTGTGTCAGGGGGAGTGGGAACCGGCGTGCTCGGGCCTGTGTAAGGCCGAGAGCACACCGTCGAGATCAGGGGCGGTGTGGTCCGTGAACACCTCCCATGCTTTGAGGGTCTCGGCGATCGCCTCGATCGCCTCAGCTGGCAGTCCCGCATCAGCCAGAGCGCGGGCGGTGTCGTGCATCTCCGGCTCCCAGCGCCACGCACGACGGGCCAGCGGGGGAAGTTGTGCGGGATCAGCAGCCGGATGGGACCAGCCGTGCACACTGTCGGCCAATTCCTGGCCCACGCCGTGGTCAGCAGCAAGAGCATGACCGAGCGCGGCAAGCATGCGAGAGCCCTTCTGCACCACGGCCTGTGCGGTCTTCAGCCCGGATGCGCTACCGATCTGGGGGGCGAGTTCACGAAACTCCACGGCCGTGCCGGAGAAAATGTCACCTACCAGGCGAAGAGATTCTTCAGGACCAGAGGCGAAGAACCGCGTCGGAACCGCGGGATCGTGATCGAGTGGAGGTGCTCCGATCACGCAGGCATCCACGACGGTGCCGGTCATCGCCGCGGCGATGGCTTCCACCCGGGCGGACCGGATGGCGTTGGCCTCGACATAGATCCCGCTGAAGCCCTCCTCTTCAACCGCCGCTGCGGTGGCTTCCGCATAGGTGGGCGGTACGAGCGAGATGATCACCTCGCTTGCCTCAACCAGTTCCGCCAACGATGCGGATTCCAGCCCGGCGTCCTCGGCGCGGCGCAGCGACGCCTCACTCCGCCCTTCCGGACACCACAGGGTGCGGGATCGGCCAGCCCGAAGTTGGGCACCAACTGCGGCGCCCATCTGGCCTGGGTGCAGGAGACCGATCGTCCTTGTCATTCACGTACCTCCGTCCAAGGGAAGGCGTTGTCGGGAATCGCGAACATAGTCATACAGTTCGTCGCGGATTCCCCGCAGCGACGGAACAGAACGGCAGGCAGGCTGATCCAGGATCGCGGTCAACTGCAGTATCCGACGCACGACGGCCTCGATGTGCCTGTGCTGCGCAGAAGACAAGACCGGACCCACGTCCGTAGCGATCCCCTCGTGCTCGCCCTGCAGGATCCGGGCGGTGGCCAGGTCGAGGCGGGTCAGGCTCATCTCTCCGGTTCGACGGTGCTCGCCCGGAGCGGCTTCGTAGAGTTCCAACGCGCTGAGAGCCGCGGACTCCGCTCGGCCAGCACGTTGCCTCAGCCCCGAGCCGATGTGTGCGGAGGCGGCCCAGAACAATGACTTCGCTGGGGGAAACGACAGAATGCCGGGGAACTCATCGTCGCGTTCTTCTGCACGCAACTCTTCGGCCCGGTGCAGTGCGGCATCGAGTTCATCCACCTTGCCCAACTGCGCCAACGCACGAGCACGAATACCGTGGGCGCGCACCAGTGTTGTCCCCTCCGCACCGAGGAAGCCACACGCGAACTCGGCGTGCTCCGCCGCATCATGGGGGCGGCCGTCCCAGTAAGCGATAAGGGCGTGCAGGCTCCTCGACCAAGCGCACAGGGTCACATCCCCCACCAGCTCGGCATGCAGATCGGCCACCCGGAGATGCGTCTGCGCTGCGGTCATCCCGCCCAGGTCGAAGCTCGCGTTCGCCATCACCACTGACAACCAGCCCGCGATGCGGTGGAGGTCATGAATCTGTATGGGACGCTGGCACTGTTCCCGCAGCGTCCATGCCCGCAGACGCAGTTCCTTGGCCCGCATCAGTGTCGGCAGCACAGGAGTGTGGGGATAGGAACCGGCCACACTGTGCAGTGCGGCCTCCAACTCCTCGATGGTGTAGGACCCGATGGGGGTATCCATTCGGGCCCCGTAACGCTGGGATTCCTCAGCGCACACCGCCACTGCCTGTTGCGGTGTCAACGGTTGAGCATGTGCCGGAGGAGAGGGCTGCTCCTCCACCTGTCGGTAGCTGGGGGCGAACCCCAGACACACAGCATCGCTCGCGAAAAAACGCGAGAGCAGGTCCAGGTTGTGCGGCCCCGGACGACCGCCGGCTTCCCAGTTCTGCCAACTGCGCACATCGAGCCCGCTCGCAGGGAGCCCTTGCTCGGTCTGCCACTGCCGGATGGCCTCCACCGCGTCATCGGCGCGCCGCCACCCGCAGGCCAGCCGCATGGACTTGAACCGCGTGTGACGACAGTGCTGTTGGATCTGGACAGCCACCTCGTGAGGATCAACGCCCTGTCCACGCTCGGCCAGAATCCGTGCGCGTACCTCCAGAGCGCACTGAATCGCGTGTGGCTCACAACGGCCGTTGGACATCATCCCGCCTTCGTCTCCGATCAAGGACACCACCAGATCCTAACGAAGAATCCCCCCATCCACATCAAGTGAAACAATTATTCACTACCCACGAACAGTCTTTTCATCAGACACAAAATTCAACAATAAAAACACAAAAAATAGTTTAACAATACATTCTTTTGCGATAATTTATAATTATCACACTTTGCCCATCCCTCTTCTAGCAAAAAAGACAGCGAACCCAGATATGAGCCGTACAGCTCGCTGGCGCTCCGTCACGAATACGGGGTGTCGGCATCGGTGAGGGCCTGGCGTCCGACCAAGAACGCCTCGTGAGGGCGCGTCCATATCTATGAGTAGCGAGATCAGGCGCAGGTGGGAGAACACGCGCACACGAGGGCAGTGGGCATCGTACAGCCGGATGGCGGTACGCAGCAGGGGCACAGCCAGTTCGTAAGGCTGGCCCCGCAGCGCGAGGGCAGGGCGGAGACTCATGTACAAAACGGCAATTGCCTTTCCTGCTCTTCGTTAATCATGGAGGAGGCTGCATCCCCCTTCGCTATCGCGCTTACGAGCTATTCACGCAGCTCGTGTATGCAGGAAACGCTTCCAGAACCTTAACCTGGTCTTCTGCGACCTCGATTCCGACCGCGGCAGCCACCCGTTTGGCCCAGGAATTCGGAGAGCTCCTCCTGAGACGTGGACAGCCGGACGCACGAGTCCGGTCTACCATCACTGAAATGGCCACCGGCTGCAGATCACCCACGATGAGCTGATCGAAGGTACCAACGTGGCTAGTGTCCTGGGTCTGAAATTCGTTGTAGATATCGGGCGAGGGAGTCAAGGATCTCCTCGGCGGTCTTGCGCCAGACGAACGGGCGGGAGCGGGTGTCGACTGCTCGATCCAGTCGCGCACGTCCTGTTCCAGTGCAGCCACGCTTTTGCGCACGCCGCGGCGGGTGAGCTGGGTGGCGAGGAAGGCGAACCAGCGCTCGACCTGGTTGATCCAGGAGGAGCCGGTCGGGGTGACGTGCACATGGAAGCGGGGGTGGCGGACCAGTCACTACTGGGGATCAGCGGGGTCTTATGCGCGGCGTCGTTGTCGCAGGCCAGGTGGATGTCCAACCCCTCGGGTACCGCCCTGTCGATGCTGGTGAGGAAGCTGGTGAACGCGGCTGCGCGGTGGCGGCGGTGCAGCTCGCCGAGGACAGTGCCGCCGGCGATGTTGAACGCGGCGACTCCCCCGCGAGCGGGAGGTGCCCCCGGCTGGTGGCGCCGTGGCGGACGTAGTCGTGACTGGCCCGTTCGGGCGTGCCCGGCATCATCGGCAGTACCGGCGGGGAACGGTCCAGAGCCTGCATCCGATTCTTCTCGTCCACGCACAGCACCACCGCCCGCTCGGGCAGGGTGTGATACAGCCCGACCACCTCGACCACCTTCTCCACAAACAGCGGGACGGTGGAGATCGCGAAGCCCTCAGCGCGGTGCGGCTTCAGGTCGAAGCGCCGCCAGATCCGCCCGATCGTGGACCGGCTCAACCCGGTGCGCCGCACCATCGAGGCCCGCGACTAGTGGGTGGCATCGGGCGGGCTCTGCTCCAGGGTCAGCTCCACCACCTGCTGGACCCGGTCGAGCAGGATCGAGGGCGGTCGGCCCGGCCGGGACTCGGAGCTTCCCCCAATGCCGGATAGTTAAGGATCTCGGCGTCTACGCAAGTGGCGCGGTTGTGGACCCACCCAGGAAGAACGTAGGCAACGAAGCCTTGTAGAACAGGGAGTCGACCAAGACAGCTTGTCCTTCCGGAACTCCGTTGCCTTACCATTCTCCCTCAATGTCTGCTGTGACCACGATCCCCCGCACAGTCACGGTCGCCGCGGGGGTGTTCGCGCCCGGCCACCTCAGGGCGTTGACCGCTATCATCCCGTTCGCACTCGTCGACGCGGTCCTTGAGGAGACGCGGATGCTCCAGCAGCGGTTGCGCGCGCTTCCCTCGCGGGTGGGTGTGTACTTCCTGTTGGCGATGTGTTTGTTTCCTGAGCTCGGCGACCGGCGGGTGTGGGACACGATGGCCACCGGGCTGGTCGGGCTTTCGTTCGTCTGGGGGTCCCCCACGCCCGGGAATCCCTGCGAGGGATCGAAGCGAACACCTCAGCGCAAAACGCGTCGAGATCTCGCGTAGTTCCTCTACGGCGGCCAGATCCATCAATCCATGATCACGTCAACACAACACGAACGCAGCAACCTAACGAAGCACTATTAGTCCCATAGAGGGAAGGTGCGGTCTATTCCCGCGTGCGCGGGACCTTCCGGGGGCAGCGCCAGGTGTACTGGGCGCGGTACGGTCCACTCCCGCGTGCGCGGGACCTTCCGATCGA is part of the Haloactinospora alba genome and encodes:
- a CDS encoding transposase domain-containing protein, giving the protein MTTIPRTVTVAAGVFAPGHLRALTAIIPFALVDAVLEETRMLQQRLRALPSRVGVYFLLAMCLFPELGDRRVWDTMATGLVGLSFVWGSPTPGNPCEGSKRTPQRKTRRDLA
- a CDS encoding FxLD family lanthipeptide is translated as MRPDDLVVQSDVFDLDVSLVEREDPASLVNMTNDGCGTTCEKDTCISGA
- a CDS encoding DUF1932 domain-containing protein; translation: MAELVEASEVIISLVPPTYAEATAAAVEEEGFSGIYVEANAIRSARVEAIAAAMTGTVVDACVIGAPPLDHDPAVPTRFFASGPEESLRLVGDIFSGTAVEFRELAPQIGSASGLKTAQAVVQKGSRMLAALGHALAADHGVGQELADSVHGWSHPAADPAQLPPLARRAWRWEPEMHDTARALADAGLPAEAIEAIAETLKAWEVFTDHTAPDLDGVLSALHRPEHAGSHSP